GCCTCGCCGCGGAGCACCACCCCAAGCCGCTCTTCCACGCCTCGCCGATGGCGGTGTGCCGGCGCCGCGTGGAGGGCCGCCTGGAGGTCCTCCCGGAGGAGCGCGTGCACGCCGACCCGGCCGGCCTCCTGACCGGCTACGCCCGCTCCAAGTGGGCGGCGGAGCAGGTCCTGCTCGCCGCCGCCGCCCGCGGGCTCCCGGTCACCATCTACCGCACCTCCCACGCGCTCCCCTCCGCCCGCACCGGGCGCGCCAAGCCGGGCGACACCTTCGCGAGCGTGCTGCGCGCGGCCCGCGCGGCCGGGGTGGTCCCGGAGTGGGCGGACTCCGCCTTCCACGGCGTCCCCGTGGACGTCCTCGGCCGGCTGGTCGTGGAGGACTCGCTGGGCGTGGGCCGCCATCCGGGCGTGGTGCACGTGGAGAACCGCGACCCGCTCACCCTCCCCGCACTCCTGGAGGCGCTGCTCGGCGGCGACGCCCCCCGCGTCCCGCTGGAGGAGTGGAAGGCCCGGTGCCTGGAGGCCGCCTCGGCCCTCCCGGACGAGGACGCCACGCTGGTGCGGGTCCTCTTCGCGGACCGGGCCGACGGGGCGGCGGTCGAGAACATGTTCGGCCGCCACCCCCTCCAGACCGACGACTTCGACCGCCGCGGCCGGGGCTCCGCCCTCGCCGACCTCACGCCCGCCGCCTACTGGCGCCGGGTGCAGGGCGCCATCTGACCGACTCCGAACCGTGATGCCGCCCGGGAGGTGGGGGGAGGTTCCGCAGGCGGTGCGTCTGTGTGAGCCCGCGCCGCAATCACGTCTCGCCCGAGTGGCCGGGCGAGTTTACGCACCGCCGGAGGAGCCTCCCCCCGCCGACCCTACGCGACCGAGCCCGATGACCCAGCAACCCTGGACCACAGGACCCGTGCACACCGCCCCCACCGAGCGCTTCGACGTGCTGGTGGTGGGCGGCGGCTCCACCGGCGCCGTGATCGCCAGCCGTCTGAGCGAGGACGGCCACCGGCGCGTGCTCCTCCTGGAAGCCGGCCCCGAGCGGCCGGCAGGGGAGGCGGCGGAGCGCGCCGTGCGCAGCGCCAGCCAGCCGGCGGTGGTCCCCGGCCTGAACTGGAAGATCCGCACCCTCATCAAGGGCGGCGCCGCGCGCAGCGTGGCGAGCGTATTCGACTACGAGGCCGGCCGGGTGCTGGGCGGCTCGTCGGCGATCAACGCGGTGCAGGCGCTGCGCGGCGCCCCCGCGGACTTCCAGGACTGGGCGGCGGAGTGCGGCGAGGAGTGGAGCTGGCCCGGCGTCCTCCCCTTCTACCGGATGCTGGAGGACGACCCCGTCGGCCCGGAGACGCTGCACGGGCGCGGCGGGCCCATGCCCATCCGGCGCGAGCGGAAGGAAGACCTCACCCCGCTCCAGGCCGCGCTGATGGAGGCGTGCGTCGCCCACGGCTTCCCGGAGACCGAGGACCACAACGACCCGGAGACCACCGGCGTCGGCGTGATCCCCAAGAACGTCGTGGACGGGGTGCGGATGTCCACCGCGCTCACCTACCTGGCCCGGGCGCGCGGGCGGCCCAACCTCACCGTGGTCACCGGCGCCCACGTGCACCGGGTGGTCTGGAACGGCGCCGCCGCCGACGGCGTGGAGGCCGAGGTGGGCGGCGAGCTGCGGCGCTTCCGGGCGGACCGCGTGGTCGTCTGCGCCGGGGCCATGGGCACTCCGCCCCTCCTGATGCGCTCCGGGATCGGCGACCCGGCCGTGCTGGAATCGCTGGGGATCGCCGTGCGGAGCCCGCTGCGCGGCGTGGGCGAGGGGCTGATGGACCACCCCGTGGTGGGGATCTGGGGGGTCCCCCGGGCGGACGCCTGCACCCTGGGCGAGCCGCTCCGCCAGACCCTGCTGCGGTACTCCGCGAGCGGCACCGGCTACGAGAACGACATGCACGTCTGCATGATGGCGGGGATCGACGTCGGCGAGATGTTCCCGCGGCTGGCGGCGACCTCCACCACCCCCACCATCGCGGGCGTCACCACCTGCTTCAACCGCTCCACCTCGCGCGGGCACGTCCGCGTCACCTCCGCCGACCCGCACGCGCGGCCGGAGGTGTCCATCAACTGCCTGGGCGAGGCCGGCGACGTGCCGCCGCTCAAGGAGGGCGTCCGCCTCGCCTGGGAGCTGATGCAGCGGCCCGGGCTCCGCTCACGGTTCGAGCAGGTCCTCGCCTGGACGGACGGGATGGTCCGCTCCGACGTGGCGCTGGAGCGCGCGGTCTCCACCTTCGTCCGGCCCAGCGCGCACGCCTGCGGCTCCGCGCGGATGGGGCGCTCGCCCGAGGCGGGCGCCGTGGTGGACCCGCGCGGCCGGGTGTACGGCGTGGACGGGCTCTGGGTCGCCGACGCCTCCGTGATGCCGCTGATCCCCAGCGCCCCCACCCACCTCACCAGCCTGATGGTGGCCGAGAAGATCGCCGCCGGGATGCGGGAGGAGCGCCGACCATGAACACCGCCGTCCGCGCCCCCGCCGCCCCGCCTCGCCGCGGGAGCCTGCGGCGCCTGGGAGGAAGGCCGCAGCCGCTGGTGCGCCTGGTCTGCTTCCCCTGGTGCGGGGCGGGCGCATCCGTGTACCGGAAGCTCGCCGCCCTCCTCCCCGACCACGTGGAGCTCCTGGCGGTGCAGCTCCCCGGGCGCGAGGACCGCTTCGGGGAGCGGCGGCTCCTCCGCATGGAGCAGGTCGTGGAGCAGGTCGTCCCCGACCTCGTCGCCGTCTTCGACCGCCCGCTGGCGCTCTTCGGCCACAGCATGGGCGCGCTGGTGGCCCACGAGGCCGCGCGGGCGCTGCGCGAGCGGACCGGGCGCGAGCCGCACGCGGTCGTCGTCTCCGGGCAGAGCGCCCCGGCGGACTCCGGCCCGCCCGTCCCCCAGTGGCACGCGGCGGACGAGGAGGCGTTCATCGCCAACCTCCGCCAGATGGGCGGCACCCCGCCCCAGGTGCTGGACGACCGCAAGGCCATGCGCGCGCTCCTCCCGCTCCTGCGCGCCGACTACGAGGTGCTGGAGACCTACGTGCCCCGCCCCGGGGAGCCGCTCACCTGCCCGCTGGTGGTCTGCGCGGGAGACGAGGACCCGGAGGTCAGCCCCGGGAGCGTGGCCGCCTGGGTGCGCCACACGACGGGGCCGCACCGGGTGCACTGGTTCGAGGGAGACCACTTCTACCTGAGCGCCCGTCCGGAGGCGCTCGCCGCGGCGCTGCAGGGATGGATCGCACCCGGGGGGATCACGCCGTGAACGAGCGCCGAACGACCGAGATGAGCACGAGCGAGGTGTGGGACGAGATCGTCGTCGGGGCCGGCTCTTCCGGGGCGGTGCTGGCCGCCCGGCTCTCCGAGCAGCCGGACCGGCGGGTGCTGCTCC
This is a stretch of genomic DNA from Longimicrobiaceae bacterium. It encodes these proteins:
- a CDS encoding SDR family oxidoreductase, encoding LVRAADAAAGHARILDALQRHGIEPAPGWAERLEPVVGDLAAPGLGLDPAEWRRLAETVDSIYHLAASVNVLLDYPSHGRTNVAPLVEVVRLAAEHHPKPLFHASPMAVCRRRVEGRLEVLPEERVHADPAGLLTGYARSKWAAEQVLLAAAARGLPVTIYRTSHALPSARTGRAKPGDTFASVLRAARAAGVVPEWADSAFHGVPVDVLGRLVVEDSLGVGRHPGVVHVENRDPLTLPALLEALLGGDAPRVPLEEWKARCLEAASALPDEDATLVRVLFADRADGAAVENMFGRHPLQTDDFDRRGRGSALADLTPAAYWRRVQGAI
- a CDS encoding FAD-dependent oxidoreductase codes for the protein MTQQPWTTGPVHTAPTERFDVLVVGGGSTGAVIASRLSEDGHRRVLLLEAGPERPAGEAAERAVRSASQPAVVPGLNWKIRTLIKGGAARSVASVFDYEAGRVLGGSSAINAVQALRGAPADFQDWAAECGEEWSWPGVLPFYRMLEDDPVGPETLHGRGGPMPIRRERKEDLTPLQAALMEACVAHGFPETEDHNDPETTGVGVIPKNVVDGVRMSTALTYLARARGRPNLTVVTGAHVHRVVWNGAAADGVEAEVGGELRRFRADRVVVCAGAMGTPPLLMRSGIGDPAVLESLGIAVRSPLRGVGEGLMDHPVVGIWGVPRADACTLGEPLRQTLLRYSASGTGYENDMHVCMMAGIDVGEMFPRLAATSTTPTIAGVTTCFNRSTSRGHVRVTSADPHARPEVSINCLGEAGDVPPLKEGVRLAWELMQRPGLRSRFEQVLAWTDGMVRSDVALERAVSTFVRPSAHACGSARMGRSPEAGAVVDPRGRVYGVDGLWVADASVMPLIPSAPTHLTSLMVAEKIAAGMREERRP
- a CDS encoding alpha/beta fold hydrolase, with product MNTAVRAPAAPPRRGSLRRLGGRPQPLVRLVCFPWCGAGASVYRKLAALLPDHVELLAVQLPGREDRFGERRLLRMEQVVEQVVPDLVAVFDRPLALFGHSMGALVAHEAARALRERTGREPHAVVVSGQSAPADSGPPVPQWHAADEEAFIANLRQMGGTPPQVLDDRKAMRALLPLLRADYEVLETYVPRPGEPLTCPLVVCAGDEDPEVSPGSVAAWVRHTTGPHRVHWFEGDHFYLSARPEALAAALQGWIAPGGITP